A stretch of DNA from Candidatus Eisenbacteria bacterium:
TGGGCAAGCTGCTGCTGCGGGTGGCCATTGGCGGACTGATGTTGTTCCACGGGATCTTCAAGCTCACCCACGGGATCGACTTCATCACCGGCATGCTGCAAGCCGCTCACCTGCCGCCCTTCCTGGCCTATGGCGTCTACCTCGGCGAGGTGGTGGGCCCAATCCTGCTGCTTCTCGGCTTGTTCGCGCGCGCCGGCGGC
This window harbors:
- a CDS encoding DoxX family protein; the encoded protein is MSQFGEDLGKLLLRVAIGGLMLFHGIFKLTHGIDFITGMLQAAHLPPFLAYGVYLGEVVGPILLLLGLFARAGGIFVAVDMMVAIALTRAGSAFALAESGGGLSSELELLYLAGGLVIA